In Aegilops tauschii subsp. strangulata cultivar AL8/78 chromosome 3, Aet v6.0, whole genome shotgun sequence, one genomic interval encodes:
- the LOC120976883 gene encoding uncharacterized protein, which translates to MKGGRRREERERCAGPTSQPYRSRPRVDPREITWISGRSFLIIRFLQSKAYFGLLQQEPFESVMEKSGVKTRSSEQTMLPAEADILLVTDSSLEEDSEADDQSYYPPEPFQLEGVMAVSVGVKTRSSEKIVLPVDAYRTTVVLAQEPAPTHITQTHTDCTPTQLDREPATPLLTPTLADSNPVPVDTAPSPPQSTQTRAVSKATAAPKARGQPLRTPSQRLKQKKNCSQNMDKILEKSTPLCNGKGSNADKVQDSETSLLVSKKADKNYIEDTETTPKSCLDVVFELLATTAGTSSSNSLPESFWLLESQLQVERHQSDVMRQEAEGLRKSLQNLDAYFLVQQQVLDDLRAKQEKVNKLAKHLASIMGTSDIVS; encoded by the exons ATgaaaggaggaagaaggagggaggagagagagaggtgcgcgggccccaccagtcagcctTACAGGAGCAGGCCCCGCGTTGACCCACGGGAGATAACGTGGATAAGTGGCCGCTCATTTCTTATAATACGCTTTCTCCAATCGAAAGCGTATTTCGGGCTGCTTCAACAAGAA ccatttgaatcggtgatggagaaatctggagtgaaaacaaggtcttcagagcagacaatgctacctgctgaagcagatatcttgttggttacagatagctctttagaggaggattcagaggcagatgaccagtcctattatccccctgag ccatttcaattggagggggtgatggcagtatctgtgggagtaaaaacacggtcttcagaaaagattgtgctacccgtcgatgcatatagaaccacagttgtacttgcccaagaaccagccccaacacacataactcagactcacacagattgtacccctacccagttggacagagaaccagctacaccccttctaaccccaaccctagcagatagtaacccagttccagttgacacagcaccgtctccaccacagagcacccaaacacgagcagttagtaaggcaactgcagcgcccaaagcacgaggacaaccactccgaaccccaagtcaacgcttaaagcagaagaagaattgttctcag aacatggataaaatattggagaagagtaccccgttatgcaatggtaaaggaagtaatgcagacaaggttcaagatagtgagacatccctgttggtctccaagaaagctgataaaaactatattgaagacaccgagacaaccccaaagtcatgtcttgatgtagtgttcgagttactggctactactgctggcaccagctcttcgaactcgctgcctgaatcattttggcttcttgagtctcaacttcaagttgaaagacatcaatcagatgttatgcgacaggaagccgaaggactgaggaagtccctgcagaatttagatgcatactttctggtgcaacagcaagtgctggatgATTTAAgagccaaacaagagaaagttaataagcttgctaagc